In Maniola jurtina chromosome Z, ilManJurt1.1, whole genome shotgun sequence, the genomic window ACcaatccattgccggctcaTTTGTTGAAAATCTGcataatgtattttattacattcCAACAATGTTACAAGAACCTTCATCAAGCAAATCTACAACAGAGTCAGCCGGTTCAAGTCAAAACCAGGTGGACCAAGATACCCAACTTTGTGTCTCTGCACCAGAAGAGTTTTGCTAAGTCGGAGTCTCAGTACCAGTACCAGTAGAGGAAAACCCAGCGAGAGAAGCAGTCACTCACCACCACCCGCTCTTTTAATACGTTGGGGAAGATCAGCTCTGAGGGTAAGAAATACAATGATTATTggtgatcatcatcatgaccaatccatcgccggctcatttgTTGAAAATCTGCATAATGTATCTTATTACATTTCAGCAATGTTACAAGAACCTTCATCAAGCAAATCTACAACAGAGTCGGCGGGTTCAAGTCAAAACCAGGTGGACCAAGATACCCAACTTTGTGTCTCTGCACCAGAAGAGTTTTGCTAAGTCGGAGTTTCAGTACCAGTACCAGTAGAGGAAAACCCAGCGAGAGAAGCAGTCACTCACCACCACCCGCTCTTTTAATACGTTGGGGAAGATCAGCTCTGAGGGTAAGAAATACAATGATTATTggtgatcatcatcatgaccaatccatcgccggctcatttgTTGAAAATCTGCATAATGTATCTTATTACATTTCAGCAATGTTACAAGAACCTTCATCAAGCAAATCTACAACAGAGTCGGCGGGTTCAAGTCAAAACCAGGTGGACCAAGATACCCAACTTTGTGTCTCTGCACCAGAAGAGTTTTGCTAAGTCGGAGTTTCAGTACCAGTACCAGTAGAGGAAAACCCAGCGAGAGAAGCAGTCACTCACCACCACCCGCTCTTTTAATACGTTGGGGAAGATCAGCTCTGAGGGTAAGAAATACAATGATTATTggtgatcatcatcatgaccaatccatcgccggctcatttgTTGAAAATCTGCATAATGTATCTTATTACATTCCAACAATGTTACAAGAACCTTCATCAAGCAAATCTACAACAGAGTCAGCGGGTTCAAGTCAAAGCCAGGTGGACCAAGATACCCAACTTTGTGTCTCTGCACCAGAAGAGCTTTGCTAAGTCGGAGTCTCAGCACCAGTACCAGTAGAGGAAAACCCAGCGAGACAAGCAGTTGCTCACCACCACCTGCTCTGTTGATACGTGGGGGAAGATCAGCTCTGAGGGTAAGAAATATAATGATTATTGGTGATCATCATCTTGACCAATCCATTGCTGGCTCATTTGTTGAAAATCTGCATAATGTATCGTATTACATTTCAGCAATGTTACAAGAACCTTCATCAAGCGAATCTACAATAGAGTCAGCCGGTTCAAGTCAAAGCCAGGTGGACCAAGATACCCAACTTTGTGTCTCTGCCCCAGAAGAGCTTTGCTAAGTCGGAGTCTCAGCACCAGTACCAGTAGAGGAAAACCCAGCGAGAGAAGCAGTCGCTCACCACCACCCGCTCTGTTGATATGTTGGAGAAGATCAGCTTTATGGGTAAGAAATGCAATGAATATTGTTAGTATAGTAGAATTAAGCAAAATAAAACCTTGAACTTTTACTGAATGATATAGAAATGTTTATTAGTTTAGTATAAATGACTGTAGATCAtctatagtaataataaataatgagtgaagtgtctgtctgtagtttcgaaataactacctcatatttgaactgtaccacAACTGAATCACACTGCCACCCTCCCACACACAACCCGCACCCTAATTCATGAGCCCTGTCAACTACACCTATAGttggcttttatttttaattttgtacctTTTCTGTATGTGTTGTGCAATTCGTATGTtaggtataatgcgtaaaatGATGAGTATTTTGATTAGATTTTAAGCTTATATGACAGAAATTTgtatgacattttaattttgtacctTTTCTCTATGTATTATGATGTACTGTGCAATATAGTTATTTTagatataatgcgtaaaaaatgagttctcacacTTTAACCAAtttaactttgtgtcaaatatcatgtcgaAAGTACTATTTTAGAGATCGTTTCAaagaatagttcctatggcgttatgttgccTCCCCTGTCAACtactattattttcatttgattttcacaaatgaatgaaatgaaaatcaaatgaaaagaaaatctgcgtcttctcatgccaatatggtgccaatgacttagacaggggagccaacataacgccataggaactattcctTGAAAGGATCAATAGTCCTTATTTGAAAGGTGAGCCattacttttgacatgacagctgTTCACCCATAGAGTTGAAATGGCgtgtgagaagtcattttttagGAACTATTTATGCCACTTCTAGACATAATTAGGTACCATTTTTatgaattaataatattgaaaataaaataaaaagcctttatttattttataatagtttaGCGATCATTGTTGTTTATTGTTGTTTGTGCCAATTCTCCACATAAATCGGTTGGTACTATTTTTgttaattgataataatgagacctacaaattaaattatattaaattataaacgcCTTTTATTTCTTACATTTTGCAATACATGATGTACCTTTACTAAtgtttttcgggttccgtacctcaaaaggaaaaacggaacccttatagggtcactttgttgtctgtctgtctgtccatctgttgtgtctgtcaagaaaacctatagggtacttcccgtttacctagaatcatgtaatttggcaggtagataggttttatagcacaagtaaaggaaaaaattcgaaaaacgttaattcgtggttacataaaaaaataaaatgtgtttcaattttcgaagtaagataactataccaagtggggtattataggGAAGGGCTTTactagtacattctaaaacataatttttatttatttttatgcataataatttctgatttatcgagcaaaccGTCGGGAAagatacccgagcacggaaccctctgtgcgcgagtctgactcgcactggtCGGTTTTATTtaccttgtcggactgtatgtACTAGCACACTAGTATaggttatataatatattatatattaggtGCGTAgttgtttaattaatattattattaattatagatATTAATATCTATGCCAACGTCATCTAGTTTCATGGTATTAAAGTTCTTAGTAAAATACAGGTTGGTAGAACTAGCAGTAGCGAAGTAGTTCAAAGTAAAGTATGTAGGTGGTGCCACTTAccttaatttgaatttttttaaacacattttagtcttttaaatgatgttatcataaattcactgttttcagattttttcctttaaagtgcataagacctaccttcctgccaaatttcatgattctaggtcaacaggaagtatcctaATTAGGTAttcgtgacagacacgacagacggccagacagacaacaaagtgattctataagggttttgtttttccttttgaggtacgggaccctaaaaatttaagtgtctgtctgtaatttcgaaataactccataagtaggtacctcatattaagctcatggttatttgaactgtactaCCTATATAACAGAATCAAACATTTTTGATCGTTCGAACGTTCAAATGTGtaaaattgttatattataaactctttttttaaaacatccttaaaaatgcaaataaatttCAATCAAAAACAAAACGGATTCTTTgaacaaattttatttgaattaagtaagtaggtacaatttacaAAACAAATCAAGTTTACAAAATGCATAACACCAGCCCACAAACTACGTTTACATAGGTAACAGTGCAATTAATAACAACACATACAACTATGTTATAacatgtaaataattatatggATACCTAACAATTTAATGCTTTAGAGACCCGAGGATATAACTTTGAGGATGGATACACAATATGTAATATCTACATTTTCGTTTCGTTCTAGAAAAACCTTTTAGTACCGATtacctatacaataatatacttaaatataattttttattaatgttgAATCCATTATGTGCAATGTTATAAGTCACAATAAATCTTACCTAAACCGAAATATGGTagctacttaaaaataaaaaataaattaaacgctctatattttttaaatgatgggTACAATATAGTGCTGGAAAGTGGTTAGAAAtgcttgttattatttttaagcttGCAAAAAGGTCACTGCTAATATGAAACAGAAAATAAACGGTTCCTGATTTGGAATTTTCAAACAGATATTATTTCCTTGTTTCATCAATCACTGTTTATTGTCCGGCGGATTGAAAAACTCCCAGTGATGATGGTGTATCGTTCGACTATCGCTTAAACCGAACATAATCAATCCTGCAATCAAAACAAGGAATATGACCATCGCCATTTGAGCGTCCCTTTTATCTTCCGTTCTGCTGATGTAGGACATGAATGTATTGAAAATATTTCTAAAAGTTCTACTTATAGAATTTTGGCATACACGAAGAAATTGGGCCCCTGCTTCGGTTATAGTTGGTTCATGAGCTCTGACCTGTGGTGGCATTCGTCTTGGTGAGGGCCTAGGTTTGTTTTCGTCTGAACTCGACTCGCTGAATGGAACCGTTGGTTTCCTTTTTGATCGTCGAGATGGGGACGGTGGCATTTGAAATTGACTTTCGTGGAATTCCCCTATATGCCGTTCCCTGAACGAGCGACCTTGCTGTAAAGAAGTTGATGGGATGGCTATGTCCTGTAAATATGAGTATAATAGCGGAGTTAAATCAGGGGGGGGAGGTCGTTGCGGAGGTACAGTAATTTCTTCAATAGTTTCAGGTGCTGGTACGGATGGCGATGAAGTCTTGGTTTCGGCTGGTGGAGATTCTGTTTGAGTTTCTTCCTCTCTACTTATTGGTCTTGGGATAGTCACCGTTTCTATAGTTTGCGTGATTTGCGGTGGTACAGTAGGAGCAGTGCTGGTCGATATTTCAGCAAATTTTTTGACAATTTCGTCTATAACTGAttgtgaaaattcaatcccGCTCACTGAAATATGACCAGACTTAGAATCCAATTCGTTTACATTTAATGTCATACCTTCAATATCTGATACAAGAATTTTCGTAGCCTGCAACTCAGAAACGTTTAATCGACCCACATCTAAATCTTTGACTTGCAGTCTTTGTGTTATTAAATTGTCTACTTGTACATCTCTGCATGAATCAGAAACTCTTTTAATCGCTCGACTATCTTCCGTAGTTGTAACATTAGACGATTGTGGCGTTGTCATACTTTTACTTACTGATTTGGGTAGTGGCGGTACATCTGGTATTTGAGATTCATCAATATCAATATGTTTTACTGTCAGAGAAGCTTCGGTTAAGACTTCatctttttcattaattttcgtTGGACTTGATACACGCTTTTCAACTAATATTACCGCCGGTGAAGTACGTCCAAGAATTGGTTTAGAATAATCAGACATTTTGGGATCCGACAATTTTAGAGACTTTTCCGACCTTGAAAGTGACCGTGAAGGACGACGGGGTTGTGCAGGTTTATCATAACCTTTACCTAGCATAGATTCTTCGTCTATGATATCTCTTAGTGAGCTGGTCATAGATATATCAAGATTTTCATCGATTCCTAATTCAAAATCGATGTCGTCTGGCAATGGGTCTGTTTGTGTTGAAACTTCAATTTCAACAACGTCTTGCTCTTCAGTTGTATTTGAACTGAACATAGGTGAAGTTGGCAACTGTGTTTCCGATTTAGATTTATAATACTCTGTTACATCATCAGATTTTTTACGCTTAGGCCCTCTCGGTGGACGTGGTGGTGGAGGTAAGGGTCGATCTTTCATTTTGCTTACAACTGCACCAGATTGTAAGGTTTTGTGCACTTCTTCAAACTGAGGTTCACCTATTTCATCATACTGGGTAACATCACCAGTGAAGGAATCTTTTCTAAAACTGTTTAAAGTCATTAGACTTGTTGACGATTTTTTTCTTGGAGGTCGACTAGGGAAAGCAGACTTTGCACCCGACACGGTGTAATACTTGCGTTCAGAACTATTACTTTTACGTCTTGCAGGTGGTGTTTTACTTTTTGACCGTCTAGATGTTTTACCTGGTATGTAACTTTTATCAACTGTAGCATATCCGGGACTTTCTTGACGAATACCAGCTTCCAATTTGACATCCTCAGTGATCGGTAAATGAGTATCCAAAATCAATGATTCGGCCCCATGTGAAGTTCGGTCGTCGTCACATACAGACGTCGTTCGAGAGCTCCTTGATTGATTACGTCTTGGAGGCACAGGACTTTGCTCGGCTATCGGTATATCACTTTGAGGAACAATATATTCGTGCTCTGTTCTATACACGATGATCTGTAAAagtgaattattattatcatacataACATATTCATATTAGTTTACTGCACAGAATGTGGGTATTGTGCCTATATATCGCAACAGAATGGCATAAGTGGTCATATCCCTCAGGGATATGGCCACTTAGCTTCTAAGGTCCCACTTCAacttacacccgtattcacaaacgttactatgaggtctcatagtgcgctcgaacgcacagtgtaggttccaccaatcagattactgtatcacgtcaattttcaatgatctgattggtggaacctacactatgtgttcgagcgcactgtgcgACTTCATagtaataattgtgaatacgatcgttagactgcatcatattAATGCATGCACCATGGTGATaagccaccaggtgagatagataataaacaaacacattatATTTTGAGTATGTCGCAAAATCTACTTAttgttttgacgtgacaacgtcttatgattcgatagagccggctgcacgcacgaaaaaacatgactcatgcggcgttacctcgctctgaggcgttccatgtaaggcttgaagtgcaagcgagagcgcggaacgagcgacaaagaagcacaatcggcctttgctGTCACGTttaactatcgtcagtaaaccgactttacagacaaccaattttttaatttatttgcaactagcggcccgccccggctttgcacgggagAAGAACAATACCACTATACATAGTTTTTGTGTAACTTTCATTATAGTATAATAGGCAGCGCACGCCACGGAAGCTCTGAGATCATGTCATGATTTTTTCTGACTTGATTCacattatgaaattttttttagggatgcctaattttttttgaaaataaaatatagctaaAGCTAATGTTACTTGCTGATAATGTAGGTTTCTATGAgtgaaagaaattttaaaatcggttgagaAGTTTTTGAGTTTATTCTACTTTTCTAATAAAATAGGCATAAGTTACTTTCGATGATTTAGTCCTCACTCGGCttgattttaatatattatattgctaCTATActtgatttaataaaattactgtcatattttaacaaataataacccaaaaaatattaaattatacatgTAAACCTCTCTCTTGAATCcaatctattgatgaaaaccgcattagaATTCATTGCGTTGTTTAAAAGATTGTCATATATACAGACAGTGGGAAgcgactttatttttaacccccgacccaaaaagaggggtgttataagtttgacttgtgtatctttgtatctgtctgtggcatcgtagcgcctaaacgaatgaaccgattttaatttagttttttttgtttgaaaggtggcttgatcgagagtgttcttagctataattcaagaaaatcggttcagccgtttgaaagttatcagctcttttctagttactgtaaccttcacttgtcgggggtgttataaatttttaatttacacttgtatactgtGTAGTGATGTGTAGTGTGTTAGAATCAGAAAAATTAGTTACAGCAAACCTAAAACTAACCTTATTTGCTCGAGTATTTTAGTTTTCGTTTAACTGGGTCAACAATCAAATGACTGCGGGCGTCTAAAAATACAAATCGAGTTTCGTCCAAAAGTATATCTATCTATTGGACAACTGCCAGTATCAATTGCTTCCACTGTATGTAACTTCTAACCAATATTATGGAATATTTAAGACTTATTAGTCTTATACCATCAGGTATATCATGAAAAcacagtaaattaattattctagAATCGAAACTACCCTTAACTCAGACACATAGAagtttttttgacaaataaaattGGTTGTGAGAAATGGtaaattaaagaatttattttattttaatttgcgaTCTTCTGCGTGTTCACccaaattatgtttttttggATATCTACTcacttttacataatattatggtcacCTAATCGAATTTGAAATGAGAtgaaaaatagtttaaaatttgaaataataatattataattaaaataaacgaCTTTAGAAGGTGAAATCACAAGTTATTAGATACCTACcagatattattattaccgaattccaaaaaggaggtggttctcaatttggcccgttttttttatgtacctatgtatacccttttttttcgaggtttctggactgatttgcaaaatttttttttcataatagtAGAAGTTTCTGTGATGGTcccttaaaaaaaaaccagatcCAACTCTTTAATCCTGATGGTGCATGCTTACTGCCCGCCCAAGTTATCAAGATACAGGAAGTGTTCATAGTGAATTAAAATTgtaggtaccaagcaacgacTTCATGCTTGGACTCCAAATCCTAACTGATGATGCAGAGTACAGCACTCCTAAACTATAAGAGATACAAGAACTGCGGATAGtgcaatattattttaggtGCCCAACACAGACTATATCATAGAACTTTGgatcccaactcctcaatcctgatgctgcaaggtactGAAAGCTGTGGGGATTCGGGAATTCCTGATGGTGAATTGATACTTTAGTTATCAAACAACGACTTCATGATTGAATTCCAAGTCCGAACTCCTGAAAGGGTACTCCAGGGTACAGCACTTCTAAACCATAGAGTTTCAGGAACTGTTCCtggtgaaataatattgtaaacgcCGAGCATAGACTTTGTAATTGAATTCCAAGTTCCAACTTTTCAATGctgatgctgcaaggtactgaactcctaagccgtgtggatttggaaagttttgctggtgaattgatattttaggtatcacactaaatagtttaaaataaataaaaaataaaaaaccgacttccaaaaccactacaaagtaaattttttttccacacatacctatatgaagtcgggtgagcataataaaaaaactaacttttggttttggaagtcggtttgttaattatttttttcttagtaAAAAGTGTTACTCTTTTTTCGAGTAGttaatacctatctaatttttgttaatttgtgcttattaataaaatatccaTTTTTACTTACATCATTTGGATCTTTGGATGAACGCCACATTTCTGGtgtagtaaaattattaaaatcatttaaCGACGAATGCTTTTGATCCTTTTTTATggactttttctttctttttggtGGCATCGGAAGAGTTTTTGACTGAATTGTAAGACCATCTGGGTATTCTATAACATCATCATTTGCATATTCATGTATTGAATGTAGATCTGTGGTCGGTTTTATGTCAAAGTCGTTAACCGAACTATTGAATCCGACTTCTCTATCGCCATCAATATCAccgtttatttgtttgttatgtAGTTGATCCTCCGAGAGACCTAAATCTACTTCACTAAATTGTATGCTGGCATTCACACTATcatcaataaattttattgattCGGTATCCTTTTTCTTTCGTTTTGCTCTAGAAGGTCTTACAGGTGGGAATGTATAATATCCATCATCTCTTTCATTTATATCCTCGGTTGAATATCTTGTTGGCTCATCATCAATCATAAATTCTGAATCAGCTTCTGGTTCGTTCgcataagtattttttatttcctGGGTATTCCCCATAACAGCAAGAACATTTTTGGGAATGTTAAATGCTTGTCGAATTTCATCGCTTAAATATTCCCGAACTTGAATATTTTCACGAGAAATTCCTCTCGGTCGTACAAAAAATTCGTCATTATTTAATTCGTTTATATGTGTATATTCTTGATCAGACGGCGATGCGTTTTGTACTGAGATAAGATTATCTTTAAGGATTTCTTGATTTTCCTCTTCATCTACGTATTCTTGGTCCAGTTTGTCAAAATCATATGTGGTGCTAAATTGTTTCCTTCCTTCCATTTCGGTTTCATAGTTGATGTCATTATCCACAAAACCATACTCTCGTGGTTGTTCTGAAGTATCTGGTATATATGAGGAAGGCTCTTCTTGGTTACTTTTTTTCATCCTAGTAAATGTAAATGTTGGTGGTGGTGTATCTTCTCTATTTAGTATAGGGCTTGAAGATGTTTTAGTTAAAGGAGGCTTTTTCTTTCTGCCAAATAATCTAGGATAGGTTTTAGCTTCAAATTCTACAGAGGCCACATTCTGTAAGTCAGATGTAGATTCTGATTTATTGCTATCAGTTTTCTTCTCCTTTTTTCTGCCAAGACTGGGAAAATTTATACGTTCAGGCATtttaaatttagtaaattcaccAACATGAAACTTAGGTCGATCCGGTAAACTAAACTTTTTTCGGTCACCAAAAGATAATTTTTcagatatattaatttttttaaatttaggtcTTTCTGGCAAACTGAATTTTCTTCTCTCTGGAAGGGAAATTTTTGCCCGTTCCGGCATTTTAAACTTAGGCCTCTCCGGTAAACTAAACTGCTTATTTCTTATGTTATTTAATTTGGCTTTAAGTTTTCCAGCTTGTGATTTTAATTTCCCTGTTCCTTCTTTAAAACGCtgttgtaatttattttcagtACCATCAGAATTTTTGTTTCGACTGCTTCTTTTCAAAGGCAAATTTTCTAAGGCGGATGAATCCTCAATTTGACTTGTACTAACCTCGCATTCAGTTCTCGATGCACTTGAAGGCGTATTTACAAAAAACCGTTCTTCAATATCTTTTTGTAGTGCTTCTGCAATTATCAAATTTTCGTTAGTTTTTTCTTCATTTGTCTGACCTTTATCATCCACAATATGGTCTTCTTCGTCAGATGtatgttgtaaatatttttgttccaaTGATGTTGTACTAGATAACTCGTCTTCAGTTTTAACCATGGCTGGTTTTTCGTCTGTATTTTCTgatgtataaattatattaggaGGTGGTTTCTCTATTATTTCATATTCGTGATCACTGAAAAACGAAGActtctaaataaaaagtttttaaacatttaaatggTAATGAACTGAAAAATACTTTCGCAACATGTTTTTTACAAATATTGTGGGAAATTCGCTATGcaatatattaaattatttattaatttatgtataaACTCGTATAGCTGTAAACAAAAGAAGAAAGTCGCAAAATCACAAAAGTTTgagtttaaatttaaatacacTCACACATGTTACAGAGTAACAATTAGGCCAACGGTTGGCGCTCGTTTTAGCCGCAGCAGTCACCGGGCGAAAGACGATTAAGTAGTTTCAGAATTTTGCAAGTCGTAatttaaatcataaaatatgCACGATTTTATTTAGTTGTTCATAATAGTGTGTCTTACCTAACACTCGAAATTATATTACTAGCTCGCGATGTTGGTCTAGTGCCGATTGGGTTTACTCTTTCTGGCAATAGCGAATCACATTGAAAAAATTGACACGCACACCGCACTTCCGGTGTAAATAATTGGACACTTCCTTCTCTGGTTGGTAGTACAGCTTTCTCTAATGGAGTCCCACCTTCGGATGTCCATCGACGGAGATTACTCATAACTATCGTCCAACCAATAATGCCTTACAGCCGAGgcatgtttttatttatgagTTACGTTAAGTTTACGCTTAaaatttttgtgaatttttcaCGCATATACAATTAGCCATTATGAGAATCTGTTACAAAATCCCGCTAGTAAATGAACTAATCACTAGCGTGAAAGCAACCGCGAGCACTGTGATCACTGATGACAATTTTAAAGAGCTTACTCAATGTGCAGGAAGACGTACCGGTCAGGGCTATATTTATCAGATATATTATTGTGAGCTAGCGAGTTCGCTTTGCAGTTGAGACTCGAATGTTTTGTCATTACGCATGATAACAAAATACTTTaacatagtacctacttaaaaaatctgtttcatgataaaaatatttacctgtTGGGTATAGACCATTCTTTATCGACGGATTCTGCATCTTTTTGTTTTCGTTCAGTATCGCGAGGACTCGGGCTTGGTGATGTCTCGATAGGTATTGTTGTTGATTGCTCAATGCTATTGTCATCGTCAATTATTTCAGTAATAGTGATATTAGGAGAGTCATCACATTTTCGAGTATCATCTTTTTGATTTTGGAACACTTCCTCTACATTGGGTTCATCTGGGTCCATCTCCTCATCTAACAGTATAGCTTCCCTGTTTgtgtcattttttttatataacttttccATTATGTGATCGTCGGCTTTTAAAGATAAGTTATCCTCAGTTACTAAACTTGGATCTTGAGAAGCATTGGATTTTATTTCTGCAATACTATCGTTCTCTTTGTAGTTATTATTCTTTTCATTGTACTGTTTTTGTAAATCGAATGAATATTGTAATGATTTTTCTAGGTTATCGTCCTTAGATTCATCAATATCTTCATATATGTGTTCTTTCTTCTTTCTCGGCGGAGGTGTGTCTATACTCATAGTTTTGCTCATCTCATCTGAATCACCTAACTTAATAGCACTAAATTTTTGCCTTCGGACCGCTCCAGGTGAATTTTTTAACTGTCTGATTTCTTGGCCTTTTTCATTTTTCTTGCGTTTTGATAAAGGTGACTTATCATTTTCAGTTTTATCTAACTTATGTAATGTTTTGTCGGCtaagtgttttattttatttacaagtgGGTGACAACATCTAGTTTTTTCCCTTGTTTCTGAAACACCTATGTATTGTGGTTCTGGTATACGTCgtttcaaaatactttttggGGAAACACTTTTAGGGATTTCTGATGGGGCCACTAAGTGTGCACTCGGGTGACTTTCAGAAGGATTTGGTGCATTTGTactgctctttttatttagaataTCATCATCTGAGTCTAAAGaaatttcttttgaaaaatttggaATATGAACACCTTCATCCTCACCCTCTTCACCATGCTTTCTACTGCTGCCAGGAGATGAATCgagatttagtattttttggcTACCTCTGTCTACAGGTGAATGAGTCCGAGATTTAGAAAATTCTCGCGACATACTTCTTCTTGGCGTCGTTTCTCGGATTATATCTTCAGCGGTGATCTCACCTTCCAGCGGCACTTTTAAGAGATGTGTCCAAGGATATCCACCTGCCTTACGATCTTTCCTCAAATCTTCCCATTGGTATTCCTTTTTCTGCACtggtggtaattttttttcgctATCTGGTGAC contains:
- the LOC123880339 gene encoding titin; this translates as MESQLSPDSEKKLPPVQKKEYQWEDLRKDRKAGGYPWTHLLKVPLEGEITAEDIIRETTPRRSMSREFSKSRTHSPVDRGSQKILNLDSSPGSSRKHGEEGEDEGVHIPNFSKEISLDSDDDILNKKSSTNAPNPSESHPSAHLVAPSEIPKSVSPKSILKRRIPEPQYIGVSETREKTRCCHPLVNKIKHLADKTLHKLDKTENDKSPLSKRKKNEKGQEIRQLKNSPGAVRRQKFSAIKLGDSDEMSKTMSIDTPPPRKKKEHIYEDIDESKDDNLEKSLQYSFDLQKQYNEKNNNYKENDSIAEIKSNASQDPSLVTEDNLSLKADDHIMEKLYKKNDTNREAILLDEEMDPDEPNVEEVFQNQKDDTRKCDDSPNITITEIIDDDNSIEQSTTIPIETSPSPSPRDTERKQKDAESVDKEWSIPNSDHEYEIIEKPPPNIIYTSENTDEKPAMVKTEDELSSTTSLEQKYLQHTSDEEDHIVDDKGQTNEEKTNENLIIAEALQKDIEERFFVNTPSSASRTECEVSTSQIEDSSALENLPLKRSSRNKNSDGTENKLQQRFKEGTGKLKSQAGKLKAKLNNIRNKQFSLPERPKFKMPERAKISLPERRKFSLPERPKFKKINISEKLSFGDRKKFSLPDRPKFHVGEFTKFKMPERINFPSLGRKKEKKTDSNKSESTSDLQNVASVEFEAKTYPRLFGRKKKPPLTKTSSSPILNREDTPPPTFTFTRMKKSNQEEPSSYIPDTSEQPREYGFVDNDINYETEMEGRKQFSTTYDFDKLDQEYVDEEENQEILKDNLISVQNASPSDQEYTHINELNNDEFFVRPRGISRENIQVREYLSDEIRQAFNIPKNVLAVMGNTQEIKNTYANEPEADSEFMIDDEPTRYSTEDINERDDGYYTFPPVRPSRAKRKKKDTESIKFIDDSVNASIQFSEVDLGLSEDQLHNKQINGDIDGDREVGFNSSVNDFDIKPTTDLHSIHEYANDDVIEYPDGLTIQSKTLPMPPKRKKKSIKKDQKHSSLNDFNNFTTPEMWRSSKDPNDIIVYRTEHEYIVPQSDIPIAEQSPVPPRRNQSRSSRTTSVCDDDRTSHGAESLILDTHLPITEDVKLEAGIRQESPGYATVDKSYIPGKTSRRSKSKTPPARRKSNSSERKYYTVSGAKSAFPSRPPRKKSSTSLMTLNSFRKDSFTGDVTQYDEIGEPQFEEVHKTLQSGAVVSKMKDRPLPPPPRPPRGPKRKKSDDVTEYYKSKSETQLPTSPMFSSNTTEEQDVVEIEVSTQTDPLPDDIDFELGIDENLDISMTSSLRDIIDEESMLGKGYDKPAQPRRPSRSLSRSEKSLKLSDPKMSDYSKPILGRTSPAVILVEKRVSSPTKINEKDEVLTEASLTVKHIDIDESQIPDVPPLPKSVSKSMTTPQSSNVTTTEDSRAIKRVSDSCRDVQVDNLITQRLQVKDLDVGRLNVSELQATKILVSDIEGMTLNVNELDSKSGHISVSGIEFSQSVIDEIVKKFAEISTSTAPTVPPQITQTIETVTIPRPISREEETQTESPPAETKTSSPSVPAPETIEEITVPPQRPPPPDLTPLLYSYLQDIAIPSTSLQQGRSFRERHIGEFHESQFQMPPSPSRRSKRKPTVPFSESSSDENKPRPSPRRMPPQVRAHEPTITEAGAQFLRVCQNSISRTFRNIFNTFMSYISRTEDKRDAQMAMVIFLVLIAGLIMFGLSDSRTIHHHHWEFFNPPDNKQ